The region TAATTAAAGTGGTCCATCAGAATCACAGGCTCCAACACACTATACCATAAAGTTATGCTATGCACAAAAGAAGCAATATAATTGTaccatatattaaaaaaatgcattctATTATACCAATAAACACACCCACTTCACCTCATCATGAGCTTTTACTATTATTCCTTTCTCCCATAATACAAATTCTCTCCCAATTCTTTgccaaaaaatcaaaataaaatactccgtCCATCCGCTGCCAATAATCTTAATAATGAACGGCATGCCTTCTAATACAAAAATTgacaataaaaaagaaagatatATGTAAAAAAAGTGATCGATGATTTTGTTAATGAAGGAtcagatataaaaaaaaacacttaatAACTAAGACGATATAAAGTCGAAAAACAAGACTATTAATTGTGTATGAAACCTCACTTAGCTTTTCACATATTTTCCCCCACACATTTGATTTATATGCTCCCTTGATCCACCAAATTttgattctctctctctttctccattttcaactctttcaaatttgaattaattccATCATCTCTCTGTGTGTCTGGCAATGTTATGCCGGAAAAGTTCAGTGAAAAGTAGGAGTGGATCGGTGGCTGTGAATCTAAATGTATATGATCTAACCTCAATGAATGGCTATGCCTATTGGCTTGGACTTGGGGTGTACCATTCTGGTGTTCAAGGTCAGTtcatttattactataaatttacataaaattagttagttaattaattaagcattttgatagtagtagtagtagtataaaattgtgGCAGTTGATGGAGTGGAGTATGCATTTGGAGCTCATGAATATCCAACAACTGGGATATTTGAAGGAGAGCCAAAGCAATGTGAAGGCTTCACATTTAGGAAATCTATTTTGATAGGTTACACTAAGATGAGTAATGGGGAGGTGAGATCACTCATGGAAGATTTCTCTTCCAAATACAAAGGCAATGCTTACAATCTCATCTCCATGAATTGCAACCATTTTTGCAACGACGCTTGTCTTCGCCTCACCGGCTCCCCCATCCCCAGCTGGGTCAATCGCCTCGCCCGCCTAGGTATCATTTCTGATTTCCACGTAATCCCAAACAAATActatgtactactactactactaattattttatttaggttCGCTTTGTCATTGTATTATTCCAAGTAACTTCAACACGACTAAAGTGGGACACCATAAAGTTGAAGATAAAGCGTGTGATATGGAGAAGAAGAAGCTAAGGAGCCGGTCGAATTGCTTCTCTAACTCCTCCTCGAAttcttcgtcttcgtcttcgtcttccCCTCCCCTAGCGACGACCATTGGAGGCCGGGGCAGAAGCTCTTTGCCTGGGCCGTCGATTATTCATTCATTTCCAAACTAGATGTTttaaaatatcttatttttgACATTTGAAATTTCTTCAAtttatttcttttgattttcTTGTGTAATCTTATAAACGTTAATATAGCCTTGGTGTGAGAACATGCACATGAACATTCGCACAGATAACATGTGACTTCTTTTTTCACTTCCCTTTTTTATGATGTCCAATACCTATTatagattaattttttatttaaatttgattgCAAAAATTAGGGAATAAGCATTAACATAATTATGGGGGATAGTCTTGAGATAGCTGTGACAAAAATCAATGGTAGATGAAAGTGGGAACCGACGGTCATGTCATGTCAAAATGTCAATCATTTCTATTCCTCAATTAAATACtaactaacttttaattttaggaAATTTCTTTTTTCATATTGAAGTGTGACTCATCCATTAACACATttttctctatctttcttttattttatcaaattttatattaaaatatataactcttccaaagtttctatttttataggacaggGAGTAGATGGTATAAGAATGTTTTCCAATTTCTAGTCTATATTAATCCCGTGAAATGCggctaaattattaattttccCCAAATAATAATCCTTCTATTGTTTAAATGAACAAATCCTGATATTGTTCGGAATCAAACATTAGAAAGTGGAGTCAAGACTTTTTTAGTTGAAGACAATCTATACAAATTGAAGTAACAACTAACGAACCCATCAAAGTGATAGTGACATTAATTAGCTACTATAttccttaatttctttttaaatttaatttttggtttacacttaatttaaacacctGAAACAATGCTATATTCAAGAATCTAGTTGATCTGAATAAGAACATATGAAGTGAATTACAAAATCTATAGGTTTAATAATATATTTGTAGATTAAAAATGTAGGCAGAAGAATCATGATTAGAGAATATGTTCTTTAAAGCATGTTGTGCTGAGCAACTTTATAGCTTTTACCAACCAGAATGGCTTTATTTATcggattattatttatttagcaAAGTATTATTCTTTACAACATTAAAGTCCAAGAAATACCTGCAATCGGGCCCACTCGACAATTATAGCCCATCCACCACTTTCACCAGATCTCTGTAAAATTTAACTTTGCTTGTGGTGAAATCAACATATATTGGGAAAATTGTGGGGATAATTATTGCTGCTACAGTAGCTACACAATCACCCAAATATTCAATGCTAActcattaattttttatatgtagAAAGAGTAGGATTATTCAGTTGAGTAATGTTATTAGATTATAACGTGGTTTGCTATGATTTGATCttaatcaaaatttgatttatttgttgATGGTTTAGAATAAATTGAAATGGTcataaatataaagaaattttaACTATTGAATAAAATCATTAATttgttatattattttttgcattaaaatttataaaaacacCTAGCAACAATATGGTTGCGTAGCTTTATTCTCTCATAGTacctattactccctccgtcccactttaaaAGTTTCAGTTTATCTTTTTTGGGTGTCTCattttaggagtctcggttgaaatattttataaatggtaataggtccacattccactaacatttttccactcagattttatcataaaactaatatagtaggactcacattccactatattttttttaccaacTTTCTTTTAGTTTTCTTATAACTCGTGTCAAACTCAAATGCGACTTCTAAAGTGAGACGGGGGAGTAATATAGTAAGTTAGGAATTCTTTGAAAAGGAGAGTAGAATTTATTGTTAAACATACTAAATtttcaatgaaaaaatatttcatttcacaTTCATCTTTTTTATTCTTCCTTTGAAGAACGTCCCGTTTAAATAGAAGTGTTTTAGTAAAATGAAAACACTATCACATAATTCACAAACAATACTTTATAAAATCTCGGATATTACAAATCAAGTACACGACTGACTATTttgaagaaaacaaaaataagaaGAACGTGGCAAGTGGGAGTGCCTTCAACTCTGCTTAGATCTTATCCAATCAACAAACTTGTCTTAGATCAAGCGACATTCAGAGATGTGtatttcaagtgtcggattTGAATATAAATTTAGTTGTCCAATTACCATCAATAAAGATATATTCTTGGATTATATACGCCTTCTTGCACATCTATCTATTCATGTAGTGACAATAAGGTTTTTCACAATATGATAAATACCAattacaaacgttgattttgtttttatattgagaaagttgtctatatgattttataatttgtatgattaattatttcagTTTGTCATTCTCCTTTcactttcaacaacttaaacaCTTTCcgaaattttgatttatttatgtCGTCTGTCATTGTATTTGAATTCGACTAAGAATTtgtaattagtgtttaatgattAAACTCCACCCATAAAATAATGATGTAGCCTTTTTGTGCGGCGGTCTGCACCACCTATATTATCTATCTATTTTAGTTAAATAACTACTAATTTGATGTACTAATAACTTCCCCCTCTATTCACAAagcaaaagataaaaaaaaagttttattcTGAAACAGTCCATAAAAAACGAAATGGTACTCATTGTTAAAGGGAAAATTTATAAAGTCACCTTTTACCTTTCTTGCAGCTTTGTAACATTGCCCATCATTCCTCTTCTTGCTAAGATACAACTTATTATAACCCCTATTCAAAAGCaacaacttttttctttttatgatGAAAAATGGTTGATTTCATTTCCAAGAAAGACACATAACACATAACCAGTTTATTACaccactatataatttcaaatttgaagttttcaataatttcaaacatgaattctgtcagaaaagttcaaaaaaataaaactgaaGAGGCTAATCTACAAACAGGATACTTCAATTGTCATGTCAAAGCTATAAACCAAGGATTCtggaaaacaaagaaaacaacacagaTGGCCAGAGTAAAAGCAAGAACATACGCTGAAGCTTGAAGAACTTAAAATCGTCGAGTTGCAGAAGTTATGCTTCCATTGGGGGGAAATTATTGTGCCAGTTCAGAGAGATGACAAGTGAAAAGTGAAACAGCATCCTGTAAATGATATGAGCGGAGGTCTTCCGGCATGGGTGCCCGAAAAACAGTTTCGAAGCAGATCAGCTGATCCTCGCCTGTGGAACCCTCGTTGCTATCAGAAAGAAGCAGACTGGAGATCTCTTCCGCCATCTTTGAGAATACGACTCTGCAAGATAAAACCATAGGAAAATTCAGGCCTTAGGAAACATGTATGCTAGAATTTGAAAATACAGCAAGACTTTACTAATATGGTTCTCATAATCTAAACAGTAAAATAATCACATATGCTACAACAAAGAAACAATGGTCGGTGTAGTAAGCTAAAATAAGAAACACTGTTGAGCATAACAACTTATATTGATATATGTAGAACAAACTCAAAAGTCAAAACCAAAAGTTCATGCTAATGGTGAAATTCAGATGTAGAAATAAAAAACAGAAAAGTTAAGAAGACAACAGTACCTTGCTTCGACTGATAATCTGTTGCCCCGAACTGCCAGAGACTTGTTCAAACGGCTAATAAAGTCAGCACATGCATCATTCTTGTTCTTAAGAGTGTCCTGCCAAATGATCCATCAATATGATTGTAATAGAAACAATGTCTACTGAATATCGGAATAGATATATGTGACCCTTCATTCTTTGGTCACCTATACAGTTTCTCAAACAAAGAAATGTCATTTTGTTGGGAGCCACAAATTGGAAAAACAAAAGGAACAAGacgaagaaaatagaaaaagagaACAAAGAAAGCCCGTTTACATTTTTCAATAGTTTAAGAAGCATAAGAATCCATTTTATGCATCAAGGAGTGCCCTCCAAGTCTGGCCACACCACAACAGCGCCTCGTATATAATTTCAAGAAACTTCACATAACACCTATTAGTCACCTTCTACATGCTGTTCGCTGATATCACAAACAAAGAGTAGTAAAAACTAGCACTTTGAGCATGTTTGGGAAGTGCAGCTAACAATTGCAGGAAAGTCAACCAGCTCTTTGAATAATGCAAGTGCTCTTTGAACAATGCAGAACTAAGGAACATCCATTCCAAGCTCAATCAGTATTACGACAAATTAATCAGGCAGATTAAGTATAACAATTATTGCGCAGTTCCATAACTGGACCAGTGATCAAGCCAGTCTTTCTAATAGTCATTCAACTAGTGCAGCAAAAAACTGTTTATATCTCTTATCATCTTAAGTGATATGTAGCTACTAACTGGCCACTTACTATAACCTAGATCTTGAATGTcggagaaaaagaaaagtaatAAACCAAATAAAGTCCAACTCTAACACAaagttaaatataataaaatgtcattttaaaCTTCCATTAAACAAAATGGAAGAAATGAAATGAGAAGTAGAGTAAATACTGGTCAAACCAGATCTAAATAATTGATCAGTCTTGTTAAACTGGGATGCCCAGTTTAACCAGTTCACGTTTTAATACTAGGTCAATTCGATTTTTGAAAACAATGCATGCAGCCCTGCAGTCATAGACATGGACATTACCAGTTCAGTCATGGTGCTATTGTCTTCCTGCATGGAATTCTTCAATATATAGAATGAAATATAAATTCCTGCCCCGAGGTCCCAATCTTCAATCTCCGACTTGTAGTCCTCCATGGATGTTGCTAGCTCCCATATTTCTGTATGCTTTGCtgcatcaaaataataaaatttactaCTTATGGCAAAAGGAagaatggaagaatcactttgTTAACAAAAGCAATGCTCAGGAGTCAGGATAGTTGTTTCATTGTTTGTGTAAACAACAGGATGCTTGATCCAAGGGTGCAGGTGATTTTTGGTCAAATACATGTTTGAAGCTAGAAATTCTGGAAGACAATTGCAGAGCTGCAATCTCAAATTCTCCTAAACAAACAAGCCCAGAAAGAGAGTCTCACGCAGAAAACATACATATTAATTAAACCAAATTTAAATGGATTCAATCAGATTAATACACCCAAAAACAATCTTACCTGACAAAAACAAAGACGGAGCAACTGAAGTTAAGAAAATAGAGTGTGCTTTCTGCCAGCTTGCACATGCAAGAAAGTGACCTAGAGCCTTTGGAAGGTCCCCAGTGTAACTGTGAAATATTGCCTGTATGAAGAGAAGTGAAGAGGATATGAGCAgtgagaaagaaagaaactcaGAGTTGCTATAACATCAAGAGAAGCTATATAGAGCTACTGCAGTTTTTCTCACAATTAACTTCCCACAGCCTACAGAAACCATGATCTAATGGAGACATACAGTCTCATAAGGTACTAGAAAACATGTGAGATAAAAATTCCAGAACAGGATCATAGAGAGATAAGGCAAAGGCCAAACATGAATGATCAATATGTGCAAAAATAACAGGTTTAATGGAGGGAAAACTCACCAAAGCTTCATGCAACCATGCTAAAGGAATGCCTAGACTTTCAATGAATTCCCATTGTGAGTCACTAGTACTCCAAACTTCACAATATTGAAAGAGGATTTCTCTTATAACTGTAGCTTGAAGATAAGGATAATCTTCACGGTGAGGCATATGAAGTACCACATAGATGGCCCAATGACATTGCCCAAGGCAGAGCAACTGAGAAACATATGCCATGTCAAGGACATGTAGATCATTTGAACTGAAAGTGCCAATGGCCTCTAAAACAGCACGCTGATGCCAAATCATGTGATAGTCAAGAGGGTCATATGTTGAAGCGGAGGCACTGAACATGGTCTTTAAAGCACCAAAATCATTTTCTTCCCGGGCGTGAAGAAGCATAAGATAATAAGCAAGGTCAAAACGATTATTCAAAACCCATTTGCTCACATCTTCTATAGGTCCTTCATCTATGTAAACTGGAACAGGGTATGGAGCATCTCCCTCATTCAGAAGCTTCTGGTAAGTGTTAAAAACAACAGGTAACGAAATGTCGGGTGGAAGTTTATACCACATCAACAGTCCTAGGAACCTTTTCCAGTCAATTTTTACACCATGTAAGGCCCGATGAATGTTGCCAGCGAGCAATTCAAGAAGCCTCACCCTATCATCCTCGATAAAACTAAAATCCAGTCCATTCTTCCTCCAAAGATCAAGCTGATGAGCAATATCAGCACGATTGGTTGTGGACCCACCAGCCTGGCTTAAGAGACAAGATAGTCGTACATCCCCTCTAGAAGCAGCAAGCTCTACGGCAGCGTCCATCTGTCTGCCAGAAAGAAGCAAAAATATGTGTTCTAGACCACTCAACTCATTTAGCGAACTGATATCTTCTTGTACACGGTGGTGAACACTCTCTTGCAGCCAATAGCTGAAAGCAGCTCGTCTAATAAGTGGAAGTGCTTCCTGGTCAACATCTGGATAACTTTCCCTTGCATCTGAAATcatatcctcctcctcctcttcaatGAGCTTCAATTGCCCACCCATTTTCCTTGTTGAAAAGAGCACTTTAATTAATTCCCAAACCAACACTTGGTGCATCAGTAGGACGCGAGTGTCAGACGATAAGCTTGGCACCTCTAGTTGCTTCTCTATGATGTCTATGTAACTCCTACAAATATCTGGAAGAGTCAAGCGGTCGCAAATAAGCTTTTGAAGTTTGAGATTATAGGTTCCTAGTTCAACTTTTTTTGTTTCACGACTCAATTCCTTGTGAATATTGAGGGGGGAGCTGAAACAAAAGTCAGCAAGTTCCTCCTTAACTTTGTTGCTGTCATTTCTTGTCACTTTGTCAAGTGCAAccttttcaatatttattacaGAGGATAATACAGCTCGGGAATTATCACTACCAACAGGCATACCAGAATGCACAAGTATGCCATTTGGGCCCCAACCTACTCGAAAGGATCTTCCCATAAATAGTGCTGCATCAACTATATTACAAGAATAACTGCCAGTTACTGGTGTTTTCTTTGTAAGCTCGAGCTCGAAGCCTTCAGATTTTCTCGTGGTTAGGTGCAAACCTTTATTTTGTTGGGACAATAAAATGGCTCCGGAGGAGGCAGAGCTAAAACCACCAGGGTTAAACTCTTTTAAAGCTAATGGAGTCTTGCGAATGGAAGGGGTATTTGAATTGTGAACTGTCTTCCTAGATGAATGATGCAAAGGAGATCTTGAGGAATCTTTAGCAAAAGGTGGATTATCATATGGATGTTTGCTAGTAAGAGCCTCTACCTCATCTTCCTTGGCAGGAAACCACAACATCCTCATGTCTTGCATCCTGACAGGATCAAGACCAAGATGAGCAGGAAGAGAATGTGAAAGAAGACTCATGTCTGGTGAAGCATTGTCCTCATCATCTGATACCTCATTACCATTCATACCTTCGGGATCTTGAGCTCCAGGGGACACATCATCCATTGGAacatcatcttcatcttcatcttcctcaacCAGGCCAAATCTGCTAAAATGTTGTACCAAAAATTTCCATTCACAGTTATCTGgattaaatgaaatgaattgTGCCCCTTGACTTTCTGTCTTGCACTTCAATTTTTCCACAATTTTTGCTAACTGCGCCTCATTTAGATTACTCAATGGTTTTGTTTGAAGTAGTAGAGTTACTTCAGCTGGCTTGTTAAGACCATGCCCAACCAACGGCTTAGAACTGTCATCTTCATATATAACAATCTCGCAGTTTCTGAATTTGACAATGGAGTCCAAATCCAAGCGTCTAACATCTGTTTCCCCGATAAACTTAACACATCCACAGCCAATCCTTCCAATGACAAAATCTTCAACTCTACTACAATAACCAGGGTTTGAGAGCTCACGAATAGCCAACTCACTTAAGCACGGTTTTGTGTAGTAATCAGAACAACGGAGGGTTGGTAAAGAATTTTCAGCATCATGTAAGACCTGACAGGAAAGAGAAGTATCTACACCATTCAAAGAAActcttcttcttttgtactgAGACTCATGAATCGAAGTAGGCTTTAGCACAGCTAAATTAACTTCCATATTTAAGCTCAAAAGAAATTCAGCAGCGGAGCTGCAATCCTTGAAACTGTGCTCCAAGCCACTGGTTACAGCACATACTAGTCAAGTTAGCAAGATGAACATACGATCAACATAGTAAAGAAACGCCTATACTCCACACAAGCTAATATAGAACAAAGAAGTTCAATTGACAGAAACAACTTGAAAATCTATTGATACGAACTTTCGATTCAAGAATAATTCATCACACAACAACATATTCAAATCAAGAAGTCAATCTACAAACCCCAATTAAGAAATCGGAGACCTTTTCCGGAAAACCCTAAAATTAGATCACCAACAATAGCATTCATGCTTTTATAAATTCACAACACACATTGCCAGCAATAACAAaatgaaaagaagaaaaatcagCATAAAATACCGGAGCTGTGTCTAAGAGTTGAAATTGAAGAGAACCTACCGATTTGAACTGGAGATGTGATTAAGCAAAGTGCAGAAAAATAGCAGTGAGCAACTATCTCACTGGGCGGGAGCGGAAATGGGAAAAGAGGGTTTTAGTTTTGGAGTTTTTTGACAGTAAAGGCGCGGTTTAGGTTGTGAATTTCTCCTGCAGATTCCATGGAAACGTTTTTACCCAATTTTTTTCtgtctttttctttctctctttccaaatataatttgatTGGACTTTATTTCTTACTCTTTTTGAAGTACTTCtatttgataatttatttaattctaacGGCCTTCAAAATATTGGGCCACCTAGCAGAGGATTTATGGGCCTTGGGCCTTTTAAGGAAAATGGCCCTAAACTATAGATATTGGAAATTATTATACGTAATTAATAGTAGCATGAGCAAATTTTACCTCTTAAAATATAGACTCAAACATAGAATTTATAATGAAAATATTACAACTTCAATTCTTAATCCTGAATAAcatataaatattactcccactcatttttgtcatttcagtTCATCCGCCAAATgaatctcatttcattttttgttataAATTGGAAGTACATCTCACAATTTACTAACTAATTACCAcattcattataaaattaatacatcaaaataatactcatattctattaacgCGTTCAGTTCATATTTTTTCGCATTTTTTAATCTATATCAAGAAAAGATGACTCATGCTTGTGAACGGAGGGAGGCTACATGCTTAGGAATGGTGAAATAATGAAGATAGAAGAAAGcttaaggaaaaataaaaaactagtaaaagaaggaagaaagattaaataattgaatataatattcctataatatattattaatgcaatttaaattattttaatggaTATCAATTTGGTCGGGTCGAATTTTTTAGGGTTATTGGCCCCTAATATTATGGAACTTTCAAAAGGTTGTATTTTTCCCACAAACTTTTAACttggaaaaataatatttatccGAATTTGTTATTTCTCACCAGCGAAAGAATTCAGCTATATTAATGGGTTGAAGAACAACTTTGGAGAGTGTGCTTAGAGAAAAACTATACACAAAGATTGAAGAACTTGAAACTCTCAAAGtagttgtcgagaaattacggAAAAAAATctgtatcatgatattatttgccggaATTTTTTCGTAggtggaaaataacaaactcagATAAAGTTCGTAATATTATTTGGCAAATTGAAAGTTCGTGGGACAAATCAAACTTTTtaaaagttccatgatattatGGGCCAATATcgcaattttttattatatggtGAAGTTCAGTAAATGATGAAAGCcatatttggaaaatattggATTTCCATCTGTtcgaacaaaaataaagatgtTGAAGATCTAATGATATCAATAGGCCCTCTTCAAATTGAGTAAATATGGAATAAGGGAACACATTTATTTATTCATCTTATCTTTGTAATTTGCCTCGCACGCGCAATCATCGTTTTATGTCGCATGCATATAATTTCTTGAGCCGTGCTCCCGTGCGAGCTCACGCACAGTGTGCACGGTTGAATCGGATCCGGTCTGATCGGGTTCTATCTTGattctgtttttttaaaatattgactTTTATTAAGAACAATAATCATTTTGCAACAAGTACTTGTAATCACAGTAAGTGTTAAAGACAAATCGATCAtgatttttattcataaaaggAATCAGTTTTATTCACAAGAGTCAGTTCAGCTGTATTTGACATGGGTcagtaattattaaaaaatacttGTAAAAATATAACAATATATCACAATTCACACACCAGTCAAATTATTTGTTGTAGCATTACTATTTACTAATATGGTTATTTGCATTATGTTATACTAATCTAGAGTAACGTATATAATAGTACAacatttattaataattaagtAACAAATAATTTCGTTGTGGTGGGGTATTCTGGTGCTTTAATAATTATAACACgaaaaaataaatgaacaaaTTATTTTGCACGAATCTCGTCACGTATTTACTGATGAACAATCATTTACATAGAACGAAAAACAATTAATTACATGATCTACATTAAAGATACACGATTGCTAGCCCTTTTTTGAAAATAAACCGCGCAATAGAATAAATTAACTTATAATTATTCGCAAGTATGGCCAGTTAATTAGTGAAAACAACCGGTTTACcgattttaaaatgaattataagaaatacataattttagaaaaaaaagccAGGAAATGAATTTTATTAAAGGATGACCAATTTTACAATACATGGCCCCGAGATTAATTTTAGGGTCATATTTATTTGATCGAACAACATTCATAACATTCAATCTTATCAAATGTATTACACCGACCATCACCTTAGTTCGTCAAGAAAGTTGTTAGCCTTGTCGTAATTTTAGTCCTTTTAATATAGATATAATACGAAGTACCTTGTCCCAATTTGGTCTGGTGCTCGATCGTAAACTTGCACTGAGCCCGTCGTAACTTGTGGTGGACTTAGACTCATCTAGGCATGTGTCACTCTCGATGATCCCAACTCGATCGGTACCTATAAAAACCTAACCCAAAAGCAAACTATATATACTCACATGCATTTTGAATGATACTATATGTATTGATAGACATATAGGAAGAAATATTAACCCTAATGATTGCAcatataatactccataattAGCCAGTTTCGGATTAGGATTCAGTTTCATTCTTCATCTATTATCCATTATCATAGACTGTTGTCGCACCACTTTAGACTTCAGGCCAGTGACATTCTTCTTCAATTGTGTCCAATATTACGAGTTATGTTTATGAATCTGTGATCATATATGACTAGATACAAATTATCTACGAAATTCAATATtttgaattagatatatatagGAAACATGTTAGGGTGACATAATCTTAGGAGTGAATGAAGGGTGGGCGAAGaatcaatatatatatgtatatgtatattttgtagCACTCTTGGATTTTGTGCAATCTAACATCGAAATAACGGTCAAAAATAGCAGCCATAACCCAACAAACCCATGAGGACACCATTCTGTgatttctagagagagagaggcacaTGGGCAAGCCCTTTCCTATGTTTAGCATTTTTGATGTGATCTATCACATATGGATTGTCTTCACTTTTTTCTATATACACTAAATATCTCACTTATTTAACTATTTTGTTCCATATACAAATGGAAAGGCCATTCCCCCCATGTTAATGTTAGTTAggaaaaaatacatttcatctaATCTTCATTGAAAATCATTGTGATATGCATGTCACCTACTAAATGAATTATCTTCCTAATTATGGAGTATATTCAATGTTACACACTCCAATTTGCCTCCTCAACACTGGTCATGTCGTCATTTTCGAAAAAATTGACACTTCTATAAAAGATTGACGGTTCAACTATATTTTCACTTTCTATTTAAGTTTGAACACACTAAATATTAAAGCAACTTCCCAAAATCTCGTGTGATTCAACATATCATCTCGTGTCATTCAACATATGATACGCAAAAATTAGGTTTTACTAGACACCAGACTAGCAAACATTATTTAACTAGAATCCTCTATATCCGAGAAAGACGTGGGATTTCCACAACATGAAGTATACTAAAACAAATTAAAGATTCAGAATAATTGTGTAGCTATATTCCATTGGAAAAATGAAAGATGAAGATTGAAGAGTGTGGAAAGTCTTGTAGGCCCCATTCCCCTATTTATTTCTCTCTGAAGGCCGCAA is a window of Salvia splendens isolate huo1 chromosome 3, SspV2, whole genome shotgun sequence DNA encoding:
- the LOC121795012 gene encoding nuclear pore complex protein NUP96-like isoform X1 is translated as MEVNLAVLKPTSIHESQYKRRRVSLNGVDTSLSCQVLHDAENSLPTLRCSDYYTKPCLSELAIRELSNPGYCSRVEDFVIGRIGCGCVKFIGETDVRRLDLDSIVKFRNCEIVIYEDDSSKPLVGHGLNKPAEVTLLLQTKPLSNLNEAQLAKIVEKLKCKTESQGAQFISFNPDNCEWKFLVQHFSRFGLVEEDEDEDDVPMDDVSPGAQDPEGMNGNEVSDDEDNASPDMSLLSHSLPAHLGLDPVRMQDMRMLWFPAKEDEVEALTSKHPYDNPPFAKDSSRSPLHHSSRKTVHNSNTPSIRKTPLALKEFNPGGFSSASSGAILLSQQNKGLHLTTRKSEGFELELTKKTPVTGSYSCNIVDAALFMGRSFRVGWGPNGILVHSGMPVGSDNSRAVLSSVINIEKVALDKVTRNDSNKVKEELADFCFSSPLNIHKELSRETKKVELGTYNLKLQKLICDRLTLPDICRSYIDIIEKQLEVPSLSSDTRVLLMHQVLVWELIKVLFSTRKMGGQLKLIEEEEEDMISDARESYPDVDQEALPLIRRAAFSYWLQESVHHRVQEDISSLNELSGLEHIFLLLSGRQMDAAVELAASRGDVRLSCLLSQAGGSTTNRADIAHQLDLWRKNGLDFSFIEDDRVRLLELLAGNIHRALHGVKIDWKRFLGLLMWYKLPPDISLPVVFNTYQKLLNEGDAPYPVPVYIDEGPIEDVSKWVLNNRFDLAYYLMLLHAREENDFGALKTMFSASASTYDPLDYHMIWHQRAVLEAIGTFSSNDLHVLDMAYVSQLLCLGQCHWAIYVVLHMPHREDYPYLQATVIREILFQYCEVWSTSDSQWEFIESLGIPLAWLHEALAIFHSYTGDLPKALGHFLACASWQKAHSIFLTSVAPSLFLSAKHTEIWELATSMEDYKSEIEDWDLGAGIYISFYILKNSMQEDNSTMTELDTLKNKNDACADFISRLNKSLAVRGNRLSVEARVVFSKMAEEISSLLLSDSNEGSTGEDQLICFETVFRAPMPEDLRSYHLQDAVSLFTCHLSELAQ
- the LOC121795012 gene encoding nuclear pore complex protein NUP96-like isoform X2; protein product: MEVNLAVLKPTSIHESQYKRRRVSLNGVDTSLSCQVLHDAENSLPTLRCSDYYTKPCLSELAIRELSNPGYCSRVEDFVIGRIGCGCVKFIGETDVRRLDLDSIVKFRNCEIVIYEDDSSKPLVGHGLNKPAEVTLLLQTKPLSNLNEAQLAKIVEKLKCKTESQGAQFISFNPDNCEWKFLVQHFSRFGLVEEDEDEDDVPMDDVSPGAQDPEGMNGNEVSDDEDNASPDMSLLSHSLPAHLGLDPVRMQDMRMLWFPAKEDEVEALTSKHPYDNPPFAKDSSRSPLHHSSRKTVHNSNTPSIRKTPLALKEFNPGGFSSASSGAILLSQQNKGLHLTTRKSEGFELELTKKTPVTGSYSCNIVDAALFMGRSFRVGWGPNGILVHSGMPVGSDNSRAVLSSVINIEKVALDKVTRNDSNKVKEELADFCFSSPLNIHKELSRETKKVELGTYNLKLQKLICDRLTLPDICRSYIDIIEKQLEVPSLSSDTRVLLMHQVLVWELIKVLFSTRKMGGQLKLIEEEEEDMISDARESYPDVDQEALPLIRRAAFSYWLQESVHHRVQEDISSLNELSGLEHIFLLLSGRQMDAAVELAASRGDVRLSCLLSQAGGSTTNRADIAHQLDLWRKNGLDFSFIEDDRVRLLELLAGNIHRALHGVKIDWKRFLGLLMWYKLPPDISLPVVFNTYQKLLNEGDAPYPVPVYIDEGPIEDVSKWVLNNRFDLAYYLMLLHAREENDFGALKTMFSASASTYDPLDYHMIWHQRAVLEAIGTFSSNDLHVLDMAYVSQLLCLGQCHWAIYVVLHMPHREDYPYLQATVIREILFQYCEVWSTSDSQWEFIESLGIPLAWLHEALAIFHSYTGDLPKALGHFLACASWQKAHSIFLTSVAPSLFLSAKHTEIWELATSMEDYKSEIEDWDLGAGIYISFYILKNSMQEDNSTMTELNKNDACADFISRLNKSLAVRGNRLSVEARVVFSKMAEEISSLLLSDSNEGSTGEDQLICFETVFRAPMPEDLRSYHLQDAVSLFTCHLSELAQ